In a genomic window of Aggregatimonas sangjinii:
- a CDS encoding type VI secretion system baseplate subunit TssK has translation MIEDIKNFKINWVDGMKISKEHFQNLQNFAENSIKDAYVVRKGRYGHGFLASYLDGNNDYAINLDIHKSLKVTIKKLRAITPNGNRIEITENTPAVKEEIVVDELADKKLEEGFLLINLDTENTIPFGEQDPKEIPPRHPFLTNNQFFIFITSGELEKSGLSGNQLPIAKIEKDGKSLATATDYIPPCLTLAAHESLVDFYNESENFLKMTERNAIMIVQKIISKQSDNPIADAMHLVVDKAYVYLAQQITKVKWEEYDMHPKELLEIIVSFARVFKGSVDVSSPQNKEELFNYFGEWTDLKGGDYEKMFTDVINMQYNHNDVNQNIKLASGFMNVIDRLLTVLTQIDYIGKRRDMGIFVNENIVKDKPGKSGGTSFLAE, from the coding sequence ATGATAGAAGACATAAAGAATTTTAAGATCAATTGGGTCGATGGCATGAAAATCTCGAAAGAGCATTTTCAAAACCTCCAGAATTTTGCGGAGAATAGTATTAAAGATGCCTATGTGGTTCGAAAGGGAAGGTACGGTCATGGCTTTTTAGCGTCCTATCTCGACGGCAACAACGACTATGCCATCAATCTGGACATTCATAAAAGTCTGAAGGTCACCATTAAAAAATTAAGGGCGATAACCCCTAACGGCAACCGAATCGAAATTACCGAAAATACGCCGGCCGTGAAAGAAGAAATCGTGGTGGACGAACTGGCCGATAAAAAATTGGAAGAAGGGTTTTTGCTCATCAACCTCGATACGGAAAATACGATTCCCTTTGGAGAGCAAGACCCCAAGGAAATTCCGCCACGGCATCCGTTTTTGACGAACAATCAATTCTTCATTTTCATAACTTCCGGGGAACTGGAAAAATCGGGACTTTCTGGGAATCAGCTTCCCATTGCCAAAATAGAGAAAGACGGAAAAAGTCTGGCTACGGCTACCGATTATATTCCGCCATGCCTCACCTTGGCGGCGCATGAGAGCTTAGTCGACTTTTACAATGAGTCGGAGAACTTCCTTAAAATGACCGAGCGCAACGCTATCATGATCGTTCAGAAAATCATTTCGAAACAAAGTGATAATCCGATCGCCGATGCGATGCATTTAGTGGTCGATAAAGCTTACGTATATCTCGCTCAACAAATTACCAAGGTAAAATGGGAAGAGTACGATATGCATCCCAAGGAATTATTGGAAATTATCGTAAGTTTTGCCCGTGTTTTCAAAGGTTCCGTAGATGTTTCGTCTCCACAAAACAAAGAAGAACTTTTTAATTATTTTGGGGAATGGACCGACCTAAAAGGCGGTGATTATGAAAAAATGTTTACCGATGTCATTAATATGCAATACAACCATAACGATGTCAACCAGAACATCAAATTGGCCTCAGGTTTTATGAACGTTATCGACCGTTTGCTTACGGTACTCACCCAAATCGATTATATCGGCAAACGTAGGGATATGGGTATCTTCGTAAATGAGAATATCGTAAAAGATAAACCGGGCAAATCGGGCGGGACTTCGTTCCTAGCGGAATAA
- a CDS encoding TssN family type VI secretion system protein, translated as MIRSYLKRFISIEALMPFIIIMVVVILVLTLLASKTPGFKKRRKKYYFYLAGHIAVMAIFVAIIYNLRQSTLMVRYFSMLTFAVITGAFHTFFFRYTFEKFDEDKGLKELLFAIITSLAVVIPIIMIATHFQDLQYLPYYFLVAAAFTVPTSFFILYKYSVSIPVKLYTKWYYPLGKKYETPKHYELQNMIVLNFMFYKSTQAGNMTSFKAKAPKNMEFGRLFFFFINDYNVKKTHTKIELTDKSGDPYGWYFYSKPKWYGASKHIDSELTVEENNLKDGDTVVCQRI; from the coding sequence ATGATTAGAAGCTACCTGAAAAGATTTATAAGTATCGAGGCCCTCATGCCATTCATCATTATCATGGTGGTGGTCATATTGGTTTTGACACTCTTGGCTTCTAAAACGCCCGGTTTTAAGAAAAGAAGAAAAAAGTATTATTTCTATTTGGCCGGTCATATTGCGGTAATGGCGATTTTCGTAGCGATCATCTATAATCTACGCCAATCTACCCTCATGGTACGGTATTTCTCGATGCTGACCTTTGCTGTGATTACGGGCGCATTTCACACCTTTTTCTTCAGGTATACCTTTGAAAAGTTCGATGAAGACAAAGGGCTTAAGGAATTGCTTTTTGCCATAATTACCTCTTTAGCCGTGGTTATACCCATAATAATGATCGCCACGCATTTTCAGGATTTGCAGTACCTGCCATACTATTTCTTGGTAGCGGCCGCTTTTACGGTACCCACAAGTTTTTTCATCTTGTACAAATATTCGGTTTCCATACCCGTCAAATTATACACGAAATGGTATTATCCCTTGGGTAAGAAATACGAAACCCCGAAACACTACGAACTACAGAACATGATTGTGCTAAACTTTATGTTCTATAAAAGTACACAGGCGGGCAACATGACCAGTTTTAAGGCAAAAGCCCCAAAGAATATGGAATTTGGTAGGCTTTTCTTTTTCTTTATAAATGATTATAATGTAAAGAAGACACATACCAAAATAGAGCTGACCGATAAATCCGGCGACCCGTATGGGTGGTATTTTTATAGTAAACCCAAATGGTACGGTGCCTCTAAACATATCGATTCGGAACTTACGGTAGAAGAAAACAACTTAAAGGACGGCGATACGGTCGTCTGCCAACGCATATAA